ATCTTAGTGAACGTTTCCGCCTCCTTGCTCCGCTGTACGTGGTGGTTGAGTGCATTTGTATCAATGGACTGCGTGCCACGTCCAAAGTCAAAAGACATAATAGGGGATGAACAGTTCTGAATAAACTTTTTTTTTCTAAAGACAACCTCTTTCTGCTTCACATAATTGCGTCCACACTTCTTGACACGGTCCAGCTCACCTCACATACATGCGCACCCCAACGAAAGGCCCCGTTGATTTTGCCGGCATGGCTAAAGGTGATCGAGCTGCCTAATTTTTAAATTTGGACCAGTCAATTCatgggagaaggaaggaggaaatgtttgttcaaaaaaaaagGAAGGAGGAAATGAGTCTAAGCACCGAGGCCACCGACGGTGGGGCGAGCGTAGCGAAGCGAGGTCTGGGTATGCCGGCAAGGCCTCGGCTAGGAACTAGAAGGTTGATGGTTTAGGCTCACCGAAAAATCTGGTGGTGCGCTTATTTAGAGGGATCACCGGGGCTTACGCCAGCACATAGGAGATCGGTGGTGGGTGAACGTCGCTGAAGATGAAGCACCATCCGACGGTTGAGATAGAAGAAGAGAAACCGACTGACCCTTTGAAAAAAAAATCCATAATCTTGCACGCCTGTTCTGCACTTGCAAAATCTGGAATTTctgttttcatattttttttttCACCTGAAAAGCTAATGACACTAATCAGTCAATGGTAAATGCTGCTAGTACGATGTTGACTGGGTAAAATCTGCTGTGGTGCAGGCGAGCGGTTCTCGGAGATCGTGGGCAGCCCGTACTACATGGCGCCGGAGGTGCTCCGCCGCAGCTACGGCCCGGAGGTGGACATCTGGAGCGCCGGCGTCATCCTCTACATCCTCCTCTGCGGCGTCCCTCCCTTCTGGGCCGAGACGGAGCAGGGCGTGGCGCGCTCCATCCTCCGCGGCGTGCTTGACTTCGACCGGGAGCCTTGGCCGCGGATCTCCGACAGCGCCAAGAGCCTCGTGCGCCAGATGCTCGAGATGGACCCCCGCAAGCGCCTCACCGCCCGCCAAGTCCTCGGTCGGTAACTACCTGCTCGATCTCCACTCAAACATGCATCATCAATGGCGCGCGGCTGGTGATCTATCTacgtatgcatgcatgcatgcagcgcACCCGTGGCTGCAGGATGCGAAGAAGGCGCCGAACGTGCCGCTGGGGGACGTGGTGCGGGCGCGGCTGAAGCAGTTCTCCGTCATGAACCGCTTCAAGAAGAAGGCGATGCGGGTCATCGCGGAGCACCTGTCggcggaggaggtggaggtgaTCAAGGAGATGTTCGCTCTCATGGACACGGACAACAACGGTCGGGTCACGCTGGAGGAGCTCAAGGCCGGCCTCGCCCGGGTGGGCTCCAAGCTCGCCGAGCCCGAGATGGAGCTGCTCATGGAGGCCGCCGACGTGGACGGCGACGGCTACCTCGACTACGCCGAGTTCGTCGCCATCACCATCCACCTGCAGCGCCTCTCCAACGACCAGCACCTCCGCAAGGCCTTCCTCTTCTTCGACCGCGACAGCAGCGGCTACATCGAGCGCGCCGAGCTCGCCGACGCGCTCGCCGACGACTCCGGTAGAGCCGACGACGCCGTCGTCGACCACGTCCTGCAGGAGGTCGACACCGACAAGGTACGTTCGCTCCGAACCTCACAAATTGTTATGGCCATGCATGCATTTCCATGTTCATTCAGAATCCATGGTCGTCGATCGCCGATGGAATGCAGGATGGCCGGGTCAGCTTCGTGGAGTTCGTGGCGATGATGAAAGCCGGGACGGACTGGCGGAAAGCATCGCGCCAGTACTCCAAGCAGCGCTTCAAGTCCCTCAGCAACAGCCTCATCAAGGACGGCTCCATCTCCATGGCGCACTGATCATCCATCACACATACATAGGATGATCGTTGTGATGCTTGGTTTTGTATGCATACATCAATTGAATTGTAGTATTCGATTTATTCCCGATCCCGTTGTTTGTTCATATGTTTGTCGTAGACTGTTTGGATCATCCGCAAAATTGATGCGGAAATGTTTTTGGTCGGGCGTTAGATCATGC
This genomic window from Aegilops tauschii subsp. strangulata cultivar AL8/78 chromosome 4, Aet v6.0, whole genome shotgun sequence contains:
- the LOC109770945 gene encoding calcium-dependent protein kinase 9 — protein: MGNACLSCCAASSQPELDAAGARPQHRKRPATPPRPSGSSEPNPAAARASPKPRPRPRAKAKPNPYAHRGGGSAALARVLDGVVPHHPRLRVTDKYHLGRELGRGEFGVTRLATDRGAARERLACKSIPKARLRTAVDVADVRREVAIMASLPDHPALVRLRAAYEDDEAVHLVMELCDGGELFDRIVARGRYTERAAAAAARTVAEVVRACHAHGVMHRDLKPENFLYAGKEEDAQLKAIDFGLSVFFRPGERFSEIVGSPYYMAPEVLRRSYGPEVDIWSAGVILYILLCGVPPFWAETEQGVARSILRGVLDFDREPWPRISDSAKSLVRQMLEMDPRKRLTARQVLAHPWLQDAKKAPNVPLGDVVRARLKQFSVMNRFKKKAMRVIAEHLSAEEVEVIKEMFALMDTDNNGRVTLEELKAGLARVGSKLAEPEMELLMEAADVDGDGYLDYAEFVAITIHLQRLSNDQHLRKAFLFFDRDSSGYIERAELADALADDSGRADDAVVDHVLQEVDTDKDGRVSFVEFVAMMKAGTDWRKASRQYSKQRFKSLSNSLIKDGSISMAH